A genome region from Fodinibius salicampi includes the following:
- a CDS encoding cell division protein ZapA, which yields MKSVKVTILGKQFPLKVKDSEEETMKRIAHYVDDKFRQYKKELNKQPDTTVMSLAALAIAEELFEERKQNRELNQQEEKVMEKVNGSLEEFVDEITS from the coding sequence ATGAAATCTGTCAAAGTAACTATTTTAGGCAAGCAGTTTCCTTTAAAAGTAAAGGATTCTGAAGAGGAAACGATGAAACGTATTGCCCATTATGTAGATGATAAATTCCGGCAATACAAAAAAGAATTAAATAAGCAGCCCGATACTACGGTTATGTCGCTTGCTGCTTTAGCGATTGCCGAAGAACTTTTTGAGGAGCGCAAGCAAAACAGAGAGCTTAATCAACAGGAAGAAAAAGTAATGGAAAAGGTAAATGGCTCTCTTGAAGAGTTTGTTGATGAAATAACTTCCTGA